Proteins from a single region of Desulfobacter postgatei 2ac9:
- a CDS encoding GNAT family N-acetyltransferase: MKDTSKHKIDSKNYCFPFSALPENLKKNWIELIENKRLNPTLHPGWVKISLSSGKTEIDHTRVFVHFDADKPAGFLPYRVEKRFKLGMPFSIVFLYDFVTYHLECVCLSSIRALLEAFFSDTPKWHILMISNIIDDGPTAESLRQLCHEKDLGFQEFPVDVSPYLTLKGTFDDLLASKNRKFRYKYRKRNEMLASTEEMEMAWYPAASQASEFLEAFVAVEANSWKAESGVAVSFSNREGRYYAQLLPFLAEKNALMANVLWNKNKPIAYSLCCHWGDWIGQLKTGFDSRFKDLSPGALVIDGCLEKAFASGAKEFDFLGTPGQMEPDPHKLHWTRQTRRHVRFEIYSSQVRSKIFGTLKKMRTAP; the protein is encoded by the coding sequence ATGAAAGATACCAGCAAACATAAAATAGATTCCAAAAACTATTGTTTTCCATTCTCAGCTCTGCCGGAAAATCTGAAAAAAAATTGGATTGAGCTCATTGAAAACAAGCGGTTGAATCCCACCCTTCACCCCGGGTGGGTAAAAATATCGCTTTCAAGCGGAAAAACAGAGATAGACCATACCCGGGTGTTTGTTCACTTTGATGCAGATAAACCCGCTGGTTTCCTTCCCTATAGAGTGGAAAAAAGATTCAAACTGGGAATGCCTTTTTCTATTGTGTTTTTATACGATTTTGTCACCTATCATTTAGAATGTGTCTGCCTTAGCAGTATCAGGGCTTTATTGGAAGCGTTCTTCTCCGACACTCCCAAATGGCACATTTTGATGATATCCAACATCATCGATGACGGACCCACGGCTGAATCTTTAAGACAGCTCTGCCATGAAAAGGATTTGGGTTTCCAGGAGTTTCCTGTGGATGTCTCCCCTTATCTAACGCTCAAAGGCACTTTTGATGATTTGCTGGCATCCAAAAACAGAAAATTTCGGTATAAATACCGAAAAAGAAATGAAATGCTGGCCAGTACGGAAGAGATGGAAATGGCCTGGTATCCTGCTGCATCTCAGGCCTCTGAATTTCTGGAGGCTTTTGTGGCTGTGGAAGCCAACAGCTGGAAAGCGGAATCTGGTGTTGCTGTGTCCTTTTCAAATCGGGAAGGCCGGTATTATGCACAGCTGCTGCCTTTTCTGGCTGAAAAAAACGCTTTGATGGCCAATGTGCTCTGGAATAAAAACAAACCGATTGCCTACAGCCTCTGCTGCCACTGGGGAGACTGGATTGGTCAATTGAAGACCGGGTTTGACTCTCGTTTCAAAGATCTGTCACCCGGCGCCCTGGTTATAGACGGATGCCTGGAAAAAGCGTTTGCTTCCGGAGCAAAAGAATTCGATTTCTTAGGCACTCCCGGTCAGATGGAGCCGGACCCCCACAAGCTTCACTGGACCAGACAAACCCGTCGGCATGTCCGGTTTGAAATTTATTCCAGCCAGGTTCGGTCAAAAATTTTTGGAACACTCAAAAAAATGAGGACAGCCCCGTGA
- a CDS encoding diaminopimelate decarboxylase family protein encodes MKLLEFTKTAVKRTVIRRLLQQDQHRRNGLPETFQGLPPDLWGSHISEEGHLCVQDISTITLAQDYGTPLHVVDKSRLKKNYDTFVGAFREHLPAVELATSYKTNPLPGVLTALHRMGTFAEVISHFELWLALKLGVPPERIIVNGPGKGKDCIDLAVSQGVRLINIDGREEIPWLVDAAQKHGRKPDVGLRLVTSVGWQGQFGTNIATNESLETFKKLKQNTHLNPCALHLHLGTGIKDPDIYLTAITEVLEFGLKLDKELNIRINTYDFGGGFGVPTVRTPDEWDLRMPDLGYAPRMPHPDDCPKPDEYARKIGEKFRQIYPDFEKHPPHIFFEPGRAITSSAQTLLLRVITVKQTRQSIPKLILDGGKNITMPLGYETHQIFPANKMKEPYTSRFDIYGPLCHPGDIVARCKPFPALQAGDLVAVMDAGAYFIPNQTNFSLPRPAAVMVDGNMVEEIRRRESFSDIVQLDTLMPFGVNCA; translated from the coding sequence TTGAAACTTCTTGAATTTACAAAAACAGCTGTAAAAAGAACCGTTATCAGACGTCTTCTGCAACAGGATCAGCACCGGCGTAATGGATTACCAGAGACGTTTCAAGGCCTGCCGCCTGATTTATGGGGCAGTCATATCTCCGAAGAAGGCCACCTTTGTGTTCAAGACATCAGCACCATAACCCTGGCACAGGACTATGGTACCCCGCTTCATGTTGTAGATAAAAGCCGCTTGAAAAAAAATTATGATACCTTTGTCGGGGCATTCCGGGAGCATCTGCCGGCTGTAGAACTGGCAACGTCTTACAAAACCAATCCCCTGCCGGGCGTATTGACCGCCCTGCATCGGATGGGCACCTTTGCAGAGGTGATTTCTCATTTTGAACTCTGGCTTGCCTTGAAACTGGGCGTACCGCCGGAACGGATTATCGTAAACGGGCCAGGCAAAGGGAAAGACTGTATTGATCTTGCCGTGTCTCAAGGCGTGAGGCTCATCAATATTGACGGGAGAGAAGAGATCCCCTGGCTGGTTGATGCGGCACAAAAACACGGCCGGAAACCGGATGTGGGCCTTCGACTGGTGACATCCGTGGGATGGCAGGGACAGTTCGGCACCAATATTGCCACAAATGAATCCCTGGAAACCTTCAAAAAATTAAAACAGAACACACACCTGAATCCCTGTGCCCTGCATTTACATTTGGGAACAGGTATCAAAGATCCAGATATCTATTTGACGGCGATCACCGAAGTACTTGAGTTCGGGCTGAAACTTGATAAAGAACTGAACATCAGAATAAATACCTATGATTTTGGTGGCGGTTTCGGTGTTCCAACCGTCCGTACCCCTGACGAGTGGGACCTGAGAATGCCGGATCTTGGTTATGCCCCGAGAATGCCGCACCCTGACGATTGCCCCAAACCAGATGAGTATGCCCGGAAAATCGGTGAAAAATTCAGACAGATATATCCGGACTTTGAAAAACACCCGCCCCACATCTTTTTTGAACCGGGGCGGGCGATCACCAGCAGTGCGCAGACGCTGCTATTGCGGGTGATAACGGTCAAACAGACCCGACAGTCTATCCCGAAACTGATCCTGGATGGCGGCAAAAACATTACCATGCCGTTAGGGTATGAAACCCATCAGATTTTTCCGGCAAACAAAATGAAGGAACCTTACACCAGCCGGTTCGATATTTATGGCCCGTTGTGTCATCCAGGAGATATTGTGGCACGCTGCAAACCGTTCCCTGCTCTGCAGGCCGGTGATCTTGTTGCCGTAATGGATGCCGGCGCATATTTCATACCCAACCAGACCAATTTTTCGCTCCCACGGCCTGCCGCTGTAATGGTAGATGGCAATATGGTAGAAGAAATCCGGCGCCGGGAATCATTTTCAGATATTGTACAACTGGATACACTGATGCCGTTCGGAGTCAACTGTGCCTGA
- a CDS encoding asparagine synthetase B family protein — protein MIPHIPKGGFFAAKKPSADIQNLAPILEQNGFKTIAFAEDNVILASSDEFAGQGLWHCEAGAVAYDTDLTNLAQLVLLLDNHKNPREIGAVLWGLYQKFGPGFIDRLRGPFGFALWDTREKTMVVVTDPFGIRPVVYSQKNTDYLAASRIRTLCLDPALTRQIYPEAIYHYLFFQAACTPLTIYKEIHKLPPGQGHRITPTSFKAFTHYDIQYHPDGSKTENQWKKEIFDNVRQAVDVFLPLSPYEKTGCFLSGGTDSSTIAGMYTNLSGKPAKTFSIGFDDPAYNEMAFADHAVNAFGTEQHRYFVTPSDTVNLITSLADIYDEPFGNASVIAAYYCALMAKENKVDFMLGGDGGDEIFGGNERYVTNLVFERYFKIPSPLRRFVLEPALKILPATGIFHKASRYIRRANFPNPDRFYSYNLLAETDNHEILTPGFMNQVNTDCFIDLARQHYRKAAPAHDTDRLLYLDMKFTITDNDLRKVTQMAEAAGIQVRYPYLDRDLVDFTTTIPPDLKVKYGKNRYIFKQAMTGFLPDAIIHKSKHGMGLPISNWFRTEKMLSELLMDHLYSGTPEIHQYIKPQFLDKTLQAFKQDQTTAYYGDTLWEYLILELWLKHTKHNRL, from the coding sequence ATGATACCCCATATCCCGAAAGGCGGTTTTTTTGCGGCAAAAAAACCATCCGCCGATATTCAGAACCTGGCGCCCATACTGGAACAAAACGGTTTTAAAACAATTGCCTTTGCTGAGGACAATGTCATTCTGGCTTCATCAGATGAGTTTGCCGGCCAGGGGCTTTGGCATTGCGAAGCCGGGGCTGTTGCCTATGACACAGACTTGACCAACCTTGCCCAGCTGGTATTGCTTCTGGACAATCACAAAAATCCCCGGGAGATCGGTGCTGTCCTGTGGGGGCTGTACCAGAAATTCGGCCCGGGCTTTATTGACAGATTGCGGGGCCCCTTTGGCTTTGCCCTCTGGGACACCCGGGAAAAAACAATGGTTGTGGTAACCGACCCCTTTGGCATCCGGCCGGTGGTGTACTCCCAAAAAAATACAGACTACCTGGCAGCCAGCCGGATTCGCACCCTGTGCCTGGACCCGGCCCTGACCCGGCAGATCTATCCGGAAGCCATCTACCACTACCTGTTTTTCCAGGCAGCGTGCACGCCTTTGACCATCTATAAAGAGATACACAAACTGCCCCCCGGCCAGGGCCACCGGATCACCCCGACTTCCTTTAAAGCATTCACCCACTATGATATCCAATACCACCCGGATGGATCCAAAACAGAAAATCAGTGGAAAAAAGAAATCTTTGATAACGTCCGGCAGGCGGTCGATGTTTTTCTGCCCCTGTCCCCTTATGAAAAAACCGGCTGTTTTCTGTCCGGCGGCACCGATTCCAGCACCATTGCCGGCATGTACACCAACCTGTCCGGCAAGCCTGCCAAAACCTTTTCCATCGGGTTTGATGACCCGGCCTACAATGAAATGGCATTTGCCGACCATGCGGTCAACGCCTTTGGCACAGAACAGCACCGGTATTTTGTCACCCCGTCCGACACCGTGAACCTGATCACCTCCCTGGCCGACATCTATGACGAACCCTTTGGCAATGCCTCTGTGATAGCAGCTTACTATTGTGCCCTCATGGCAAAAGAAAACAAGGTTGACTTCATGCTGGGCGGAGACGGGGGAGATGAGATCTTCGGGGGAAACGAACGGTATGTGACCAACCTGGTTTTTGAACGGTATTTCAAGATACCCTCCCCTTTGCGCAGATTTGTTCTGGAGCCGGCCCTGAAGATCCTGCCGGCAACCGGCATATTCCACAAAGCCTCCCGGTACATCCGCAGGGCCAACTTTCCCAACCCGGACCGATTTTACTCCTACAACCTGCTGGCGGAAACCGATAACCATGAGATCCTCACCCCTGGTTTCATGAACCAGGTCAACACCGACTGCTTTATCGACCTGGCCAGACAGCATTACCGCAAAGCAGCCCCGGCCCATGACACCGACCGGCTCCTGTACCTGGACATGAAATTCACCATCACAGACAATGACCTGAGAAAAGTCACCCAGATGGCGGAAGCTGCCGGCATCCAGGTACGGTATCCCTACCTGGACAGAGATCTCGTGGATTTTACCACCACCATTCCCCCGGATCTCAAGGTGAAATACGGCAAAAACCGGTATATCTTCAAACAGGCCATGACAGGATTTTTACCGGATGCCATTATCCACAAATCCAAACACGGCATGGGCCTGCCCATCTCCAACTGGTTCCGGACCGAAAAAATGCTGTCCGAACTGCTGATGGACCATCTGTATTCCGGAACTCCGGAAATCCACCAATACATCAAACCGCAGTTTCTGGATAAGACTCTTCAGGCGTTTAAACAAGATCAGACAACCGCCTATTATGGAGATACCCTCTGGGAATATCTGATACTGGAACTCTGGTTGAAACATACAAAGCACAACAGGCTGTAG
- a CDS encoding acyltransferase family protein, with amino-acid sequence MSPRIDQNTSRIFNLLKVLSIFMVMIGHFFKEYGLLWVPVAVGLLIFSFSSGYFTALKYTGDFSWKNYWKKKIERLGMSLLVVNFALLILFLIQGRSGIWSWYSIVNIAGLNGLLNWFRIPDPSPFGERMWFFTLLLIFYLCYPFLEKMNQKTFSVFTALFIAAAFLLSCNIIYGHALWLTACGFIIGVWAAKNAILLPPNISRITAIAIFTAMTAVNFIFNIKTLNFFFILFFSIFLIYACRDITVRDWVDKGAVFFSGCILEIYLIHGYFFMTPTHNRIIDFLLSLLTIILMAKILSMIASKLNHTFIKAST; translated from the coding sequence ATGTCACCCCGGATTGATCAAAACACCAGCCGCATTTTCAACCTGCTCAAGGTGCTTTCCATATTCATGGTGATGATTGGACATTTTTTTAAAGAATATGGTCTGCTCTGGGTTCCTGTAGCTGTGGGCCTGTTGATATTCAGCTTTTCTTCCGGATATTTTACCGCCCTTAAATACACCGGTGATTTCAGCTGGAAAAACTACTGGAAAAAAAAGATAGAACGCCTTGGCATGAGCCTGCTGGTGGTCAATTTCGCACTGCTTATACTGTTTTTGATTCAGGGACGTTCCGGCATCTGGTCGTGGTATTCTATAGTCAACATCGCCGGGCTCAACGGTTTGTTAAACTGGTTCAGAATACCGGATCCCAGTCCTTTTGGTGAGAGAATGTGGTTTTTTACCCTGCTGCTCATCTTTTACCTGTGTTATCCATTTCTGGAAAAAATGAATCAGAAAACCTTCTCTGTTTTTACCGCGTTATTTATTGCTGCCGCTTTTTTATTAAGTTGCAACATCATTTACGGCCATGCATTATGGCTGACAGCCTGTGGATTTATCATCGGCGTTTGGGCCGCTAAAAATGCCATCCTGCTGCCACCGAATATCAGCAGAATTACCGCCATTGCAATATTTACAGCCATGACAGCCGTGAATTTCATATTCAATATAAAAACCCTTAATTTCTTTTTTATCCTGTTTTTCTCCATTTTTCTGATTTATGCCTGTCGGGATATCACTGTCAGAGACTGGGTGGACAAAGGGGCTGTATTTTTTTCAGGATGTATCCTGGAGATCTATTTGATCCACGGGTATTTTTTCATGACACCCACCCACAACCGGATAATCGATTTCTTATTGTCACTGTTAACGATCATTCTTATGGCAAAAATACTGAGTATGATTGCTTCAAAGTTGAACCATACATTCATTAAGGCAAGCACATGA
- a CDS encoding TIGR04063 family PEP-CTERM/XrtA system glycosyltransferase, with product MSDTISMKNPSTDISFIILTWNSRAYIEKCLDSLLSALAQTDFHYHIYITDNGSTDATPDILQKLKKKLPSAVTLFLLDRNMGTTYSRNLGLKQADSRYICIMDSDVEVIPGTIEALAAFLEKDNHAGLAVPKIVYSDGRLQKSTDRFPTMGRKIYRYFFLKKMEATERLKAASQTPIPVDYAISAFWLLKKSVTDQTGLLDENIFYSPEDVDYCLRIWKSGHAIMYLHEVCVIHHTQEISRGLKFNTAFFNHIKGLCYYFSKHHYFFFPPNYKKKRNVNHQPSQLTPMKTLHILNHSFPLLDGYASRSQSIFNAQKNMGYSPVILTSPKHEEDWKQPCAKKETIEGFDFYRTGKNPCKARPVLGELVQMAMVLFKLARVITIEKPTVLHAHSPVLNAIPAWIAGKWFGLPVVYEIRAFWEDAGVDQATYKKQSAKYKLVKYLETWVCRHVDHVAVLCEGIRKDLAGRGIDNRKMTPVFNGIHPKNFTPCLPDQDLIDTWQLSDKKVIGFIGSFYRYEGLDLLIKAFADMAPAHPDLVLLLVGGGEMEARLKQDVTRYNIGSQVLMPGRIPHHRIKGVYALIDILVYPRYSVRLTELVTPLKPLEAMAMGKAVIASDIGGHRELIADKKTGMLFTAGDAAALSAAIQALLENPALMETLGKNGINHVMNHKTWQITTAVYKTIYSMLPKRTNNNVTPD from the coding sequence ATGAGTGACACCATATCCATGAAAAACCCGTCAACCGACATATCATTCATCATCCTGACCTGGAACTCCCGGGCCTATATCGAAAAATGTCTGGATTCCCTGTTGTCGGCCCTGGCACAGACAGATTTTCACTACCATATCTATATCACGGACAACGGGTCTACAGATGCCACCCCGGATATCCTGCAGAAATTGAAAAAAAAACTCCCGTCCGCTGTCACCCTTTTCCTTCTGGACCGCAACATGGGCACCACCTATTCCAGGAATCTGGGCCTGAAACAGGCGGACAGCCGCTACATCTGCATCATGGACTCTGATGTCGAGGTTATTCCGGGAACCATCGAGGCCCTTGCGGCCTTCCTTGAAAAAGACAACCATGCCGGACTGGCAGTCCCCAAAATCGTGTATTCAGACGGCAGGCTGCAAAAATCTACCGACCGGTTCCCCACCATGGGACGTAAAATCTACCGGTATTTCTTTTTAAAGAAAATGGAGGCGACCGAACGCCTGAAAGCGGCATCCCAAACCCCCATACCCGTTGATTATGCCATCTCCGCCTTCTGGCTGTTGAAAAAAAGTGTGACAGACCAGACCGGACTGCTGGATGAAAACATTTTCTACTCCCCGGAAGATGTGGACTACTGCCTCAGGATCTGGAAATCCGGTCATGCCATCATGTATCTTCACGAAGTCTGTGTCATTCACCACACCCAGGAAATATCCAGGGGTTTAAAATTCAACACCGCCTTTTTCAATCACATCAAAGGGCTGTGCTACTATTTTTCAAAACACCACTACTTTTTCTTTCCCCCGAATTATAAAAAAAAACGGAACGTTAACCATCAACCCTCACAGCTCACACCCATGAAAACTTTACATATCCTGAACCACAGTTTTCCCCTTCTGGACGGATATGCCTCCCGAAGCCAGAGCATTTTCAACGCCCAGAAAAATATGGGGTATTCCCCGGTGATCCTCACCTCTCCCAAACATGAGGAAGATTGGAAGCAGCCCTGCGCCAAAAAAGAGACCATTGAGGGATTTGATTTTTACCGCACCGGAAAAAACCCGTGCAAAGCCCGTCCTGTTCTTGGAGAACTTGTCCAGATGGCAATGGTTCTGTTCAAACTGGCCCGGGTCATCACCATCGAAAAACCGACCGTGCTTCATGCCCATTCCCCTGTGTTGAATGCCATTCCGGCATGGATTGCAGGGAAATGGTTCGGCCTGCCCGTGGTGTACGAGATCCGGGCCTTCTGGGAAGATGCGGGCGTGGACCAGGCCACCTATAAAAAACAATCAGCCAAATACAAGCTGGTAAAATATCTGGAAACATGGGTCTGCCGGCACGTGGACCATGTGGCGGTCCTCTGCGAAGGCATACGAAAGGACCTGGCCGGCAGGGGCATTGACAATCGAAAGATGACCCCGGTATTCAACGGCATCCATCCCAAAAACTTCACCCCGTGCCTGCCGGATCAGGACCTGATCGACACATGGCAGCTGTCCGACAAAAAGGTTATCGGGTTTATCGGTTCATTCTACCGGTACGAGGGCCTTGACCTGCTGATAAAAGCCTTTGCCGACATGGCACCCGCCCATCCGGACCTGGTATTGCTCCTGGTGGGCGGTGGTGAAATGGAAGCCCGGCTCAAACAGGATGTAACCCGGTACAACATCGGCAGCCAGGTGCTGATGCCCGGCAGGATCCCCCACCACCGTATCAAAGGCGTGTACGCCCTGATCGACATTCTGGTTTATCCCAGATATTCCGTACGCCTGACAGAGCTTGTCACCCCCCTAAAACCCCTTGAAGCCATGGCCATGGGCAAGGCAGTAATTGCCAGCGACATCGGCGGACACAGGGAACTGATTGCAGACAAAAAAACAGGCATGCTGTTCACGGCCGGCGATGCTGCCGCCCTTTCCGCCGCCATCCAGGCATTACTGGAAAACCCAGCCCTGATGGAAACCCTTGGCAAAAACGGCATCAACCATGTGATGAACCACAAAACCTGGCAGATCACCACTGCAGTATACAAAACCATCTATTCCATGTTGCCCAAAAGGACAAACAACAATGTCACCCCGGATTGA
- a CDS encoding IS1380 family transposase translates to MFGYLGTEGYLINVELREGSQHCQKNTPEFIQEILKLTRQITQEPLLIRLDSGNDSQDNFEVIKTCEGVDVLVKRNLRKESLDGWLILAQNTESVRLIRCGHKSVWVGQTTVDPKGRALPRPIVFKVTERYEEKGEPLLFPTIEVETYWVTIAGLSPQEVINLYHDHGTSEQFHSEIKSDLGLERFPSCRFSSNSLILHLALLAYNILRIIGQISLEEQDENNLPINRRKKVSRRRLRTVMQDLMYMAGRLIYSGRRWSISFGKINPFAQLAENVLYRLRCSPG, encoded by the coding sequence ATGTTCGGATATTTAGGAACTGAAGGATACTTAATCAATGTAGAGCTTAGAGAAGGCAGCCAGCATTGTCAAAAAAACACCCCGGAATTCATTCAAGAAATATTAAAATTAACCAGGCAGATTACCCAGGAACCTCTTCTTATCCGTCTTGATTCAGGAAATGACAGTCAGGATAATTTTGAAGTAATAAAAACATGCGAAGGTGTTGATGTCTTGGTTAAGCGCAATTTACGTAAAGAATCTTTGGATGGTTGGCTTATCCTGGCCCAGAATACTGAAAGCGTTAGATTGATTCGCTGTGGACACAAAAGTGTGTGGGTCGGGCAAACAACTGTTGACCCAAAAGGGCGGGCATTGCCACGTCCGATTGTCTTCAAAGTGACTGAACGATATGAAGAAAAAGGGGAGCCCCTGCTTTTTCCCACAATTGAAGTCGAGACCTATTGGGTTACCATCGCCGGGCTGAGCCCCCAAGAGGTCATCAATTTATACCATGATCATGGAACCAGTGAACAATTTCATTCAGAAATCAAAAGTGATCTTGGGTTAGAACGCTTCCCCAGTTGCCGTTTTAGCAGCAACAGCCTGATTCTCCATCTTGCTCTTTTGGCGTATAACATTCTTAGAATCATAGGCCAAATTAGCCTTGAGGAGCAGGATGAGAACAATCTTCCGATCAACCGTAGAAAAAAAGTCTCACGAAGGAGGTTAAGAACAGTTATGCAGGATTTAATGTATATGGCTGGCCGTTTAATATATAGTGGTCGGCGGTGGAGCATTTCATTTGGTAAGATCAACCCGTTTGCCCAATTGGCTGAGAACGTATTGTACCGGTTACGTTGTTCTCCAGGATAA